Part of the Oerskovia paurometabola genome is shown below.
CGGGGTGGGTCGCCGTCGGGTACGTCGCAGCGGGACGTGGTGCGGTCGGGTACGCCGTCGCGGCGGGGCGGGGTGCGTAGGGCGAGGCGAACCGGGGCGCGTCGGCCCCCTCCTGCGCACGGGCCGCGAGCGCGGCGTCGACGGCCGGGTCGCCCCAGGCCGCGAGCCAGGAGAGCAGGTCGGGGTAGGCGCCGGGGTGCGCGGCGACGCGCGGGCGCAGGTCGGGGTGCTCGGCCGCGACCTGGGCGAGCACGCTCGCCGGGGCTGCCGGGTCCTGGACGGCGCGAAGGGCCTCGTCGTGAAGCATGGTCGGTCCTCGGTGTCTCGTCGGGCGGCGGTGTCTCGTGAGCGGCGGGCGCGGGCGGCGACCGTGGACGGCGGGCGTGCGCGGCGCCGTCGGGCAGGACCGTTCCCCTGACCGGTGCGGCTCGCGCCGTCAGGGTACGCGGTCCGGGTCCCCTCGGCGGCGTGATCCACAGGCGCGCGCCCGCGCCCGCCGTCCTTAGGCTCAGGTCCCCGGTGCCCACCCGAGGTTGCGGGCCATCTGCTCGAGGGTCGCGATCGTCTGGTCGTACTGCTCGCGCGTGATGCCCTCGGCGAGCCGCTCGCGCGAGATCGAGACGGCGTCGAGCAGGTCGTGGTAGGCGTGCTGGCCCGCGACCGTCACCTCCCAACCCGATCCTCCCTGAGCGACCCAGCCTCGGGTCCGCAGGTCGGAGATCTCGGCGGTGACCCCGGCCGCCTGGCCCGTGGCCACCCCGGTACCGCCGGGCGTCGCGAACGGCGACAGGACGCTGTCGACCGTCGTGGCGTCCGAGACGCCGTCGCGGATCATGTTGAGGACCTGCCAGTGGCGGCGGGTGAGGCCGGTGCGCAGGAAGACGTCGTCGAAGCTCTGGTCGATCAGCCGGTCGACGAGCTTGAGCCAGTACCCGACGGGCCGCTCCCCCGGCGCGGGTCCCGCGGACGGCGCCGGCGCAGGCTCGGTCGCCTGCTCGGTCGGGCTCGGGCGGTCGGTCGCGCCTGTGGTGCTCATCGTCGGGCTCCTTCGCTCGGACCGTCCGACGAGGTCCGCCGGCGGATCTCGACCCAGCCTACGAACCACGAGCGTTCCCCGCCCCACCAGGCGGTGGCAGAGTGGTGCCATGACCAGCACCGACACCCCGGCCACGGGCCGCGCCCTGATCGTCGTCGACGTCCAGCCCACGTTCTGCGAGGGTGGTGAGCTCGCGGTCGAGGGCGGCGACGCGGTCGCCGAGGCCATCGCGGTCTTCGCCGCCGAGCACCGCGCGGGCTACGACCTCGTGGTGACGACCCAGGACTGGCACGTCGACCCGGGCCACCACTTCGCGACGGCCCCCGAGGTTCCCGACTTCGTCGACACGTGGCCGCCGCACGGCCTCGCGGGCACGCCGAACGCCGAGCTGCACCCGGCCCTCGCGGACCTCGCTCCCGATGCGAGCGTCAGGAAGGGCGAGTACCAGGCGGCGTACTCGGGCTTCGAGGGGGTCGACGGCGCGGGCCGCTCCCTCGCGCAGATCCTCCAGGAGGCGGGCGTCGCGTCGGCCGACGTCGTCGGGATCGCGGAGTCGCACTGCGTCCGGGCGACCGCGCTCGACGCGCACGCGCTGGGGCTCGCGACCCGGGTCCTGACGGACCTCACGGTGCCGGTGTCGGCCGAGCTCGGCGAGGCGGCCCGGGTCGAGCTCGCGGCGGCCGGCGTCGAGCTGGTGCGCTCGACCGAGGCGTGAGGGTTGTCAGAACGAGCGTGGCCCCGGGGTCACGCTCGTTCTGACACACGGCTCCCGTCAGGCCTTGCGCGCTGCGAGCGCCGCCGCGTACAGGTCGCGCTTGGGCACTCCCGCGGCGGTCGCGACCTCGGCGACGGCCTCCTTGAGACGCTCCCCTGCGGCGACCCTGGCCAGGACCTCGGCGACGAGCTCCTCGACGGACACGGCCTCGCGCGCCGGTGCCCCGGCCACGACGACGCAGATCTCTCCACGGAGCTGGCGGTCGGCGGCCTCGGCCGCGAGCTCGCCGAGCGTGCCGCGCAGGACCTCCTCGTACGTCTTGGTCAGCTCGCGGCACACCGCCGCGGGCCGGTCTGCGCCGAAGCCCTCGGCCATCGCGGCGAGCGTGTCGTCGATCCGGTGCGGGGCCTCGAAGAAGACCATGGTCCGGGGCTCGCGCGCGAGCGCCTCGAACGTGCGCGCCCGCTCGCCGGGCTTGCGCGGCGGGAAGCCCTCGAAGCAGAAGCGGTCGGTCGGCAGCCCCGACAGCGCGAGCGCGGTGAGGACCGCGCTGGGGCCGGGGGCCGAGGTGATGGGCAGGCCGCGTTCGACGGCCCGCGTCACGACGCGGTAACCGGGGTCCGAGACGGAGGGCATGCCGGCGTCGGTCACGATCACGACCGTGCCACCGCCCTCGACGACGTCGAGCAGCTCGTCGGCCCGCTCGACCTCGTTGTGCTCGTGATAGCTCACGACGCGCCCGCCGATCGACACGCCCATGCGCGTGGCGAGGGCGTGCAGCCGGCGCGTGTCCTCGGCCGCGACGACCGCGGACTCCGCCAGGAGGCGTCGCAGCCGCGGGCTCGCGTCCTCGACGTTGCCGATGGGTGTCGCGGCCAGGACGAGATGCCCGTCGTCCTTGGCACCGCGCCCGACCGGCTCCTGCTCGTCCGGGGTCTCGTCGTCCCTCGCCGTGGAGGTCTCGTCCTCCGGCCCGACGCCGTCGCGCGCCTCGGGCGCGTCGCCTCCCACGTGCTCGCCCACCTCGGCGGGGTGCGCTGCGGCCCGGACCGGTGCGGCGCCGTCGGGCAGGGGGGCGGGCGACTCGGGGGTGGACGCGGGCGTGGGGCGGGCGTTGCTCATACCCCCTAGCGTTCCACGTCCTACGATGGCCGACGTGCCCCAGCCTTCCTCGGACCCGATGCCGGCCGTCCCCGCCCCCGCGACCGACGACCCGTTCCCGGCACCCCGGGCCGAGGCGGTCGAGGCGACCGACGCACCGGACCCGGCCCTGCCCGCCCGCGACCGCCTGCTGCTCACGCTGCTCGGCGCGCGCCGCCTCGCGCTCGGGGCGACGTCGAAGGACCGGCTGTGGGGCTGGCTCGGCCCCGGGCTCGTCGCGCTGCTCGCCGGTGTGCTGCGCCTGTGGGACCTGGGGCGCCCCGGCACCCTCGTCTTCGACGAGACGTACTACGTCAAGCAGGCGTACACCCTGCTGCGGGTGGGGTTCGAGGCAAAGTGGCCGGACGAGCCCAACCCGGCGTTCGAGGCCGGGAACGTCGACACCTTCCTGAGCGTGCCCGACTACGTGGTCCACCCTCCCCTGGGCAAGTGGATGATCGCAGGCGGCATGCAGCTCTTCGGGGGCGCCGAGAACCCGTGGTCGTGGCGCATCTCGACCGCGCTGGTCGGCGTGCTCGCGGTGTTCCTCCTGGCCCGGATCGCGCGCCGCCTGTTCGCGTCGACCGCGATGGGCATCCTCGCGGGTGGGCTGCTCGCGATCGACGGCATGGCGATCGTGCACTCGCGCACGGGGCTCCTCGACAACTTCCTCATGTTCTGGGTGCTCGTCGCGTTCGGCTTCCTGCTGCTGGACCGCGAGCAGGCGAGGCGGCGGCTCGCCGACAAGGTGGCGGCGATCCTCGATGCGGGCCAGGAGATCGGCCGCTACGGGCCGTGGCTCGGGTGGCGGTGGTGGCGCTTCGCGGCGGCGGTCTCGCTCGGCCTCGCGTGCGGGGTCAAGTGGTCCGGGCTGTACTTCCTCGCGGTCTTCGCCCTGCTGTCGGTGCTGTGGGACGCGAGCGCGCGCCGCGCCGTCGGGATCAAGCGGTGGTGGGAGGACGCGCTCCTGCTCGACGCCGTCCCCGCCGCGCTGATCATGCTGCCCACCGCGGCGCTCACCTACCTGGCCACGTGGTTCTCCTGGTTCCGCTCGCCGAGCGCGTACCTGCGGGACTGGGCCGCGGAGCACCCGGGCGAGGGCGTGCAGTGGCTCCCCGAGTCGTTGCGGTCGCTGTGGGCGTACCACCAGAAGATGATGGACTTCCACACCGGGCTCAGCGCCGAGCACG
Proteins encoded:
- a CDS encoding dolichyl-phosphate-mannose--protein mannosyltransferase, which codes for MADVPQPSSDPMPAVPAPATDDPFPAPRAEAVEATDAPDPALPARDRLLLTLLGARRLALGATSKDRLWGWLGPGLVALLAGVLRLWDLGRPGTLVFDETYYVKQAYTLLRVGFEAKWPDEPNPAFEAGNVDTFLSVPDYVVHPPLGKWMIAGGMQLFGGAENPWSWRISTALVGVLAVFLLARIARRLFASTAMGILAGGLLAIDGMAIVHSRTGLLDNFLMFWVLVAFGFLLLDREQARRRLADKVAAILDAGQEIGRYGPWLGWRWWRFAAAVSLGLACGVKWSGLYFLAVFALLSVLWDASARRAVGIKRWWEDALLLDAVPAALIMLPTAALTYLATWFSWFRSPSAYLRDWAAEHPGEGVQWLPESLRSLWAYHQKMMDFHTGLSAEHAYASKPIGWLVQWRPTSFYYRDGSDGVTGCGYDECARVVTSLGNPVLWWSAALAVVATVVLLVWRKDWRATAVLSGLVAGWLPWFAYPDRTIFTFYAIVFTPWVVLALVYVVTVLLERTERLPSARGWVIWGVTALMTVIVVMSIFFYPIWTAMNVPEWFWRLHMWLPSWI
- the rsmI gene encoding 16S rRNA (cytidine(1402)-2'-O)-methyltransferase; translated protein: MSNARPTPASTPESPAPLPDGAAPVRAAAHPAEVGEHVGGDAPEARDGVGPEDETSTARDDETPDEQEPVGRGAKDDGHLVLAATPIGNVEDASPRLRRLLAESAVVAAEDTRRLHALATRMGVSIGGRVVSYHEHNEVERADELLDVVEGGGTVVIVTDAGMPSVSDPGYRVVTRAVERGLPITSAPGPSAVLTALALSGLPTDRFCFEGFPPRKPGERARTFEALAREPRTMVFFEAPHRIDDTLAAMAEGFGADRPAAVCRELTKTYEEVLRGTLGELAAEAADRQLRGEICVVVAGAPAREAVSVEELVAEVLARVAAGERLKEAVAEVATAAGVPKRDLYAAALAARKA
- a CDS encoding MarR family transcriptional regulator, translated to MSTTGATDRPSPTEQATEPAPAPSAGPAPGERPVGYWLKLVDRLIDQSFDDVFLRTGLTRRHWQVLNMIRDGVSDATTVDSVLSPFATPGGTGVATGQAAGVTAEISDLRTRGWVAQGGSGWEVTVAGQHAYHDLLDAVSISRERLAEGITREQYDQTIATLEQMARNLGWAPGT
- a CDS encoding isochorismatase family protein, producing MTSTDTPATGRALIVVDVQPTFCEGGELAVEGGDAVAEAIAVFAAEHRAGYDLVVTTQDWHVDPGHHFATAPEVPDFVDTWPPHGLAGTPNAELHPALADLAPDASVRKGEYQAAYSGFEGVDGAGRSLAQILQEAGVASADVVGIAESHCVRATALDAHALGLATRVLTDLTVPVSAELGEAARVELAAAGVELVRSTEA